A single Cupriavidus sp. D39 DNA region contains:
- the gcvP gene encoding aminomethyl-transferring glycine dehydrogenase, with amino-acid sequence MTAAQVARPTLAELEARDAFASRHIGPDAAEQQHMLKVLGYDSRAALIDAVIPAAIRRRDGMPLGEFTAPLSEEAALAKLRGLASKNRVLKSFIGQGYYNTLTPGVILRNIFENPAWYTAYTPYQPEISQGRLEAMLNFQQMVTDLTGLDIANASMLDEGTAAAEAMTLLQRVNKHASTTFYVADDVLPQTLEVVRTRALPLGIEVKVGPAAEAAGAHAFGVLLQYPGVNGDVADYRAIADAVHAAGGLVVAAADLLALTLIAAPGEWGADVAVGNSQRFGVPLGFGGPHAGYMAVKDAFKRSMPGRLVGVTIDAQGNKAYRLALQTREQHIRREKATSNICTAQVLLAVMASMYAVYHGPQGLKRIAQRVHRLAATLAGGLEQLGYARTNATYFDTLTLETGFNTEAIHASATARGINLRHAGATRIGISLDETTSREDVVALLEIFAHGKPVPDFDVLEAAALDAYPAGLARQSAYLTHPVFNTHHAEHEMLRYLRMLADKDLALDRTMIPLGSCTMKLNATSEMIPVTWPEFSKIHPFAPLDQTVGYREMIDQLEAMLCAATGYAAVSLQPNAGSQGEYAGLLIIHAYHASRGESHRDICLIPSSAHGTNPASAQMAGMKVVVVACDEDGNVDLDDLAKKAEQHSRNLAAIMITYPSTHGVFEQGVQQICDIVHKHGGQVYVDGANMNAMVGTAAPGQFGGDVSHLNLHKTFCIPHGGGGPGVGPVAVGAHLADFLPNQDSVGYRRDDQGIGGVSAAPFGSASILPISWMYIAMMGSAGLTAATENAILAANYVARRLSPHFPVLYTGQHGLVAHECILDVRALQKTTGISNEDVAKRLMDYGFHAPTMSFPVPGTLMIEPTESEALHELDRFIDAMIAIRAEIARVEDGSFDREDNPLKNAPHTAAVITADAWEHKYTRQEAAYPVAALRTQKYWPPVGRADNVYGDRNLFCACVPMSEYAEE; translated from the coding sequence ATGACTGCCGCCCAAGTTGCCCGGCCCACGCTGGCCGAACTGGAGGCTCGCGACGCCTTCGCCTCCCGCCATATCGGCCCCGATGCCGCCGAACAACAGCACATGCTCAAGGTGCTGGGCTATGACAGCCGCGCCGCGCTGATCGACGCCGTCATCCCCGCCGCCATCCGCCGCCGCGACGGCATGCCGCTGGGCGAGTTCACCGCGCCGCTGAGCGAAGAAGCCGCGCTGGCCAAGCTGCGTGGGCTGGCCAGCAAGAACCGCGTGCTCAAGAGCTTTATCGGCCAGGGTTACTACAACACGCTGACCCCGGGCGTCATCCTGCGCAATATCTTCGAGAATCCGGCCTGGTACACCGCCTACACGCCCTACCAGCCCGAGATCTCCCAGGGCCGCCTGGAAGCCATGCTGAACTTCCAGCAGATGGTGACTGACCTGACCGGCCTGGACATCGCCAATGCCTCCATGCTGGACGAAGGCACTGCCGCGGCCGAAGCCATGACGCTGCTGCAGCGCGTCAACAAGCACGCCTCCACCACCTTCTATGTGGCGGACGACGTGCTGCCGCAAACGCTGGAAGTGGTACGCACCCGCGCCCTGCCGCTGGGCATCGAAGTCAAGGTCGGCCCCGCTGCTGAAGCGGCCGGCGCCCATGCCTTCGGCGTGCTGCTGCAGTACCCGGGCGTCAACGGCGATGTCGCTGACTACCGCGCCATCGCCGACGCCGTGCACGCTGCCGGCGGCCTGGTGGTGGCTGCCGCCGACCTGCTGGCGCTGACCCTGATCGCCGCGCCCGGCGAATGGGGCGCCGACGTGGCGGTGGGCAACTCGCAGCGCTTCGGCGTGCCGCTTGGCTTCGGCGGCCCGCACGCCGGCTACATGGCGGTCAAGGATGCCTTCAAGCGCTCCATGCCCGGCCGCCTGGTTGGCGTGACCATCGACGCGCAAGGCAACAAGGCATACCGCCTGGCCCTGCAGACGCGCGAGCAGCATATCCGCCGCGAGAAGGCCACCTCGAACATCTGCACGGCACAGGTACTGCTGGCCGTGATGGCCTCCATGTACGCCGTGTACCACGGCCCGCAAGGCCTCAAGCGCATCGCCCAGCGCGTGCACCGCCTGGCCGCTACGCTGGCCGGCGGCCTGGAACAACTGGGCTACGCGCGCACCAATGCCACTTATTTCGACACGCTGACGCTGGAAACCGGCTTCAACACGGAAGCCATCCACGCCTCGGCAACCGCCCGCGGCATCAACCTGCGCCACGCCGGCGCCACCCGCATCGGCATCTCGCTGGACGAAACCACCTCGCGGGAAGACGTGGTCGCCCTGCTGGAAATCTTCGCGCACGGCAAGCCGGTGCCCGACTTCGATGTGCTGGAAGCCGCCGCGCTGGATGCCTATCCCGCTGGCCTGGCACGCCAGAGCGCTTACCTGACCCACCCGGTCTTCAACACGCACCACGCCGAGCACGAAATGCTGCGCTACCTGCGCATGCTGGCCGACAAGGACCTGGCGCTGGACCGCACCATGATCCCGCTGGGCTCGTGCACCATGAAGCTCAACGCCACCAGCGAGATGATCCCGGTGACGTGGCCCGAATTCAGCAAGATCCACCCCTTCGCGCCGCTGGACCAGACGGTCGGCTACCGCGAGATGATCGACCAGCTCGAAGCCATGCTGTGCGCCGCCACCGGCTACGCCGCGGTGAGCCTGCAGCCCAATGCCGGCTCGCAAGGCGAGTACGCCGGCCTGCTGATCATCCATGCGTACCACGCCAGCCGTGGCGAGAGCCATCGCGACATCTGCCTGATCCCGTCCTCCGCGCACGGCACCAACCCGGCGTCCGCGCAAATGGCCGGCATGAAGGTGGTGGTGGTGGCCTGTGATGAAGACGGCAACGTCGACCTGGACGACCTGGCGAAGAAGGCCGAGCAGCACAGCAGGAACCTCGCCGCGATCATGATCACCTACCCGTCCACGCACGGCGTGTTCGAGCAGGGCGTGCAGCAGATCTGCGACATCGTGCACAAGCACGGCGGCCAGGTCTACGTGGACGGCGCCAACATGAACGCCATGGTCGGCACCGCCGCGCCGGGCCAGTTCGGCGGTGACGTGTCCCACCTGAACCTGCACAAGACCTTCTGCATCCCCCACGGCGGTGGCGGCCCGGGTGTTGGCCCGGTGGCGGTCGGCGCGCACCTGGCCGACTTCCTGCCCAACCAGGACAGCGTGGGCTATCGCCGCGACGACCAGGGCATCGGCGGCGTGTCCGCCGCGCCGTTCGGCTCGGCCAGCATCCTGCCGATCTCGTGGATGTATATCGCCATGATGGGCTCGGCCGGCCTGACCGCCGCCACCGAGAACGCCATCCTGGCCGCCAACTATGTGGCGCGCCGCCTGTCGCCGCACTTCCCCGTGCTCTACACCGGCCAGCACGGCCTGGTGGCGCACGAGTGCATCCTGGACGTGCGAGCGCTGCAGAAGACCACGGGCATCTCCAACGAGGACGTGGCCAAGCGCCTGATGGACTACGGCTTCCACGCCCCCACCATGAGCTTCCCGGTGCCGGGCACGCTGATGATCGAGCCGACCGAGAGCGAGGCCCTGCATGAGCTGGACCGCTTTATCGACGCCATGATCGCCATCCGTGCCGAGATCGCCCGCGTGGAAGACGGCAGCTTCGACCGCGAGGACAACCCGCTGAAGAACGCGCCGCACACCGCCGCGGTGATCACCGCCGACGCGTGGGAGCACAAGTACACGCGCCAGGAAGCCGCCTACCCGGTGGCCGCGCTGCGCACGCAGAAGTACTGGCCGCCGGTTGGCCGTGCGGACAACGTGTACGGCGACCGCAACCTGTTCTGCGCATGCGTGCCGATGAGCGAGTACGCTGAAGAGTAA
- a CDS encoding glycine zipper 2TM domain-containing protein codes for MSTLHSLSKAVLIGIAVAGMAGCADMTPKQRNTAIGAGVGAVGGAVLTGGDALGTLGGAAVGGVIGNVTTPSHRGR; via the coding sequence ATGAGCACCCTGCATTCCTTGAGCAAGGCGGTCTTGATCGGTATTGCGGTAGCTGGCATGGCGGGCTGCGCCGATATGACACCAAAGCAGCGAAACACCGCAATCGGTGCTGGCGTTGGCGCAGTGGGTGGCGCAGTCCTGACAGGCGGTGACGCACTAGGCACCCTGGGCGGCGCAGCGGTAGGCGGTGTCATCGGTAACGTTACGACACCCAGCCATCGCGGGCGGTAG
- the gcvH gene encoding glycine cleavage system protein GcvH, with protein MNFPADLKYTESHEWVRVEADGTLTIGITDHAQDALGDIVFLELPEVGKSVGAGDALAVVESVKAASDIYAPVAGEVIAINDAAAAAPESVNADAFDAWLFKLKPANSDDVNGLMSADAYKANVGA; from the coding sequence ATGAATTTCCCCGCCGACCTGAAATACACCGAGTCCCATGAGTGGGTGCGCGTCGAAGCCGACGGCACGCTGACCATCGGCATCACCGACCACGCGCAGGACGCGCTGGGCGACATCGTCTTCCTGGAGCTGCCGGAAGTGGGCAAGTCGGTCGGCGCCGGCGACGCGCTGGCCGTGGTGGAATCGGTCAAGGCCGCATCCGACATCTACGCCCCGGTCGCTGGCGAAGTCATCGCCATCAACGATGCCGCCGCCGCCGCGCCGGAAAGCGTCAATGCCGACGCCTTCGACGCCTGGCTGTTCAAGCTCAAGCCGGCCAACAGCGACGACGTGAACGGCCTGATGTCGGCCGACGCCTATAAAGCCAACGTCGGCGCCTGA